In Drosophila santomea strain STO CAGO 1482 chromosome 3L, Prin_Dsan_1.1, whole genome shotgun sequence, a single window of DNA contains:
- the LOC120448326 gene encoding isocitrate dehydrogenase [NADP] cytoplasmic isoform X1: MFALRRTAAMMTSVHRQPQLSQAVFRANFAISAADPKTQKISMDNERISAVSEHSIEVCSPAQMAQKIKAGPVVDVLGDEMTRVIWDSIKEKLILPFLDIELHTYDLGIEYRDETEDQVTIDCAEAIKKYNVGIKCATITPDEKRVEEFNLKKMWKSPNGTIRNILGGTVFREAIICKNVPRLVTGWQKPIVIGRHAHADQYKAVDYVVPGPGKLTLTWKGADGQVIDEVINDFKGPGVALGMFNTDASIVDFAHASFKFALERKLPLYMSTKNTILKKYDGRFKDIFEDLYNKQYKKEYEAAGIWYEHRLIDDMVAYAMKSEGGFVWACKNYDGDVQSDSVAQGYGSLGLMTSVLLCPDGKTVEAEAAHGTVTRHFRFYQQGKETSTNPIASIFAWTRGLLHRAKLDDNEPLKQFAETLEQVCIDTIEGGAMTKDLAICIKGSINAVQRTDYQETFEFMNTLAKNLEAALAKNAAAAK, translated from the exons ATGTTTGCCCTGCGCCGCACAGCCGCAATGATGACGTCGGTCCACCGGCAGCCGCAGCTCAGCCAGGCCGTTTTCCGGGCGAATTTCGCCATCAGCGCCGCG GACCCCAAAACGCAAAAAATATCCATGGATAATGAACGGATTTCCGCCGTGAGCGAG CACTCAATTGAGGTATGCTCTCCCGCACAGATGGCCCAGAAGATCAAAGCCGGACCCGTGGTGGATGTCCTCGGTGACGAGATGACCCGCGTCATCTGGGACTCCATTAAGGAAAAACTGATTCTGCCCTTCCTGGACATTGAGCTGCACACCTACGATCTGGGCATTGAGTACCGTGATGAGACCGAGGACCAGGTCACCATTGACTGTGCCGAGGCCATCAAGAAGTACAACGTGGGCATCAAGTGCGCCACTATCACTCCCGACGAGAAGCGCGTGGAGGAGTTCAACCTGAAGAAGATGTGGAAGTCGCCCAACGGCACCATCCGTAACATCTTGGGAGGCACCGTCTTCCGTGAGGCGATCATCTGCAAGAACGTCCCCCGTCTGGTGACCGGCTGGCAGAAGCCCATCGTGATCGGTCGTCATGCCCACGCCGATCAGTACAAGGCCGTCGACTACGTGGTTCCCGGACCCGGCAAGCTGACCCTGACCTGGAAGGGTGCTGATGGTCAGGTCATCGATGAGGTGATCAATGACTTCAAGGGCCCCGGTGTTGCCCTGGGAATGTTCAACACTGACGCTTCCATTGTGGACTTTGCCCACGCCTCTTTCAAATTCGCTCTGGAACGCAAGCTGCCCCTGTACATGAGCACCAAGAACACCATTCTGAAGAAGTACGATGGTCGCTTCAAGGACATCTTCGAGGACCTGTACAACAAGCAGTACAAGAAGGAGTACGAGGCGGCGGGCATCTGGTATGAGCACCGCCTCATCGACGACATGGTTGCTTATGCCATGAAGTCGGAGGGTGGCTTCGTGTGGGCGTGCAAGAACTACGACGGTGATGTGCAGTCGGACTCCGTTGCCCAGGGCTACGGATCTCTGGGTCTGATGACCTCCGTGCTGCTGTGCCCCGATGGCAAGACCGTGGAGGCTGAAGCCGCTCACGGAACGGTGACGCGCCACTTCCGCTTCTACCAGCAGGGCAAGGAGACCTCGACCAACCCCATTGCCTCGATCTTCGCCTGGACTCGTGGCCTGCTGCACCGTGCCAAGCTGGACGACAACGAGCCACTGAAGCAGTTCGCCGAGACCTTGGAGCAGGTGTGCATCGACACCATCGAGGGCGGCGCCATGACCAAGGATCTGGCCATCTGCATCAAGGGCAGCATCAACGCCGTGCAGCGCACAGACTACCAGGAGACATTCGAGTTCATGAACACGCTGGCCAAGAACCTGGAGGCTGCCCTGGCCAAGaatgccgccgccgccaagTGA
- the LOC120448326 gene encoding isocitrate dehydrogenase [NADP] cytoplasmic isoform X2 yields the protein MFALRRTAAMMTSVHRQPQLSQAVFRANFAISAADPKTQKISMDNERISAVSEMAQKIKAGPVVDVLGDEMTRVIWDSIKEKLILPFLDIELHTYDLGIEYRDETEDQVTIDCAEAIKKYNVGIKCATITPDEKRVEEFNLKKMWKSPNGTIRNILGGTVFREAIICKNVPRLVTGWQKPIVIGRHAHADQYKAVDYVVPGPGKLTLTWKGADGQVIDEVINDFKGPGVALGMFNTDASIVDFAHASFKFALERKLPLYMSTKNTILKKYDGRFKDIFEDLYNKQYKKEYEAAGIWYEHRLIDDMVAYAMKSEGGFVWACKNYDGDVQSDSVAQGYGSLGLMTSVLLCPDGKTVEAEAAHGTVTRHFRFYQQGKETSTNPIASIFAWTRGLLHRAKLDDNEPLKQFAETLEQVCIDTIEGGAMTKDLAICIKGSINAVQRTDYQETFEFMNTLAKNLEAALAKNAAAAK from the exons ATGTTTGCCCTGCGCCGCACAGCCGCAATGATGACGTCGGTCCACCGGCAGCCGCAGCTCAGCCAGGCCGTTTTCCGGGCGAATTTCGCCATCAGCGCCGCG GACCCCAAAACGCAAAAAATATCCATGGATAATGAACGGATTTCCGCCGTGAGCGAG ATGGCCCAGAAGATCAAAGCCGGACCCGTGGTGGATGTCCTCGGTGACGAGATGACCCGCGTCATCTGGGACTCCATTAAGGAAAAACTGATTCTGCCCTTCCTGGACATTGAGCTGCACACCTACGATCTGGGCATTGAGTACCGTGATGAGACCGAGGACCAGGTCACCATTGACTGTGCCGAGGCCATCAAGAAGTACAACGTGGGCATCAAGTGCGCCACTATCACTCCCGACGAGAAGCGCGTGGAGGAGTTCAACCTGAAGAAGATGTGGAAGTCGCCCAACGGCACCATCCGTAACATCTTGGGAGGCACCGTCTTCCGTGAGGCGATCATCTGCAAGAACGTCCCCCGTCTGGTGACCGGCTGGCAGAAGCCCATCGTGATCGGTCGTCATGCCCACGCCGATCAGTACAAGGCCGTCGACTACGTGGTTCCCGGACCCGGCAAGCTGACCCTGACCTGGAAGGGTGCTGATGGTCAGGTCATCGATGAGGTGATCAATGACTTCAAGGGCCCCGGTGTTGCCCTGGGAATGTTCAACACTGACGCTTCCATTGTGGACTTTGCCCACGCCTCTTTCAAATTCGCTCTGGAACGCAAGCTGCCCCTGTACATGAGCACCAAGAACACCATTCTGAAGAAGTACGATGGTCGCTTCAAGGACATCTTCGAGGACCTGTACAACAAGCAGTACAAGAAGGAGTACGAGGCGGCGGGCATCTGGTATGAGCACCGCCTCATCGACGACATGGTTGCTTATGCCATGAAGTCGGAGGGTGGCTTCGTGTGGGCGTGCAAGAACTACGACGGTGATGTGCAGTCGGACTCCGTTGCCCAGGGCTACGGATCTCTGGGTCTGATGACCTCCGTGCTGCTGTGCCCCGATGGCAAGACCGTGGAGGCTGAAGCCGCTCACGGAACGGTGACGCGCCACTTCCGCTTCTACCAGCAGGGCAAGGAGACCTCGACCAACCCCATTGCCTCGATCTTCGCCTGGACTCGTGGCCTGCTGCACCGTGCCAAGCTGGACGACAACGAGCCACTGAAGCAGTTCGCCGAGACCTTGGAGCAGGTGTGCATCGACACCATCGAGGGCGGCGCCATGACCAAGGATCTGGCCATCTGCATCAAGGGCAGCATCAACGCCGTGCAGCGCACAGACTACCAGGAGACATTCGAGTTCATGAACACGCTGGCCAAGAACCTGGAGGCTGCCCTGGCCAAGaatgccgccgccgccaagTGA
- the LOC120448326 gene encoding isocitrate dehydrogenase [NADP] cytoplasmic isoform X3, whose amino-acid sequence MFALRRTAAMMTSVHRQPQLSQAVFRANFAISAAMAQKIKAGPVVDVLGDEMTRVIWDSIKEKLILPFLDIELHTYDLGIEYRDETEDQVTIDCAEAIKKYNVGIKCATITPDEKRVEEFNLKKMWKSPNGTIRNILGGTVFREAIICKNVPRLVTGWQKPIVIGRHAHADQYKAVDYVVPGPGKLTLTWKGADGQVIDEVINDFKGPGVALGMFNTDASIVDFAHASFKFALERKLPLYMSTKNTILKKYDGRFKDIFEDLYNKQYKKEYEAAGIWYEHRLIDDMVAYAMKSEGGFVWACKNYDGDVQSDSVAQGYGSLGLMTSVLLCPDGKTVEAEAAHGTVTRHFRFYQQGKETSTNPIASIFAWTRGLLHRAKLDDNEPLKQFAETLEQVCIDTIEGGAMTKDLAICIKGSINAVQRTDYQETFEFMNTLAKNLEAALAKNAAAAK is encoded by the exons ATGTTTGCCCTGCGCCGCACAGCCGCAATGATGACGTCGGTCCACCGGCAGCCGCAGCTCAGCCAGGCCGTTTTCCGGGCGAATTTCGCCATCAGCGCCGCG ATGGCCCAGAAGATCAAAGCCGGACCCGTGGTGGATGTCCTCGGTGACGAGATGACCCGCGTCATCTGGGACTCCATTAAGGAAAAACTGATTCTGCCCTTCCTGGACATTGAGCTGCACACCTACGATCTGGGCATTGAGTACCGTGATGAGACCGAGGACCAGGTCACCATTGACTGTGCCGAGGCCATCAAGAAGTACAACGTGGGCATCAAGTGCGCCACTATCACTCCCGACGAGAAGCGCGTGGAGGAGTTCAACCTGAAGAAGATGTGGAAGTCGCCCAACGGCACCATCCGTAACATCTTGGGAGGCACCGTCTTCCGTGAGGCGATCATCTGCAAGAACGTCCCCCGTCTGGTGACCGGCTGGCAGAAGCCCATCGTGATCGGTCGTCATGCCCACGCCGATCAGTACAAGGCCGTCGACTACGTGGTTCCCGGACCCGGCAAGCTGACCCTGACCTGGAAGGGTGCTGATGGTCAGGTCATCGATGAGGTGATCAATGACTTCAAGGGCCCCGGTGTTGCCCTGGGAATGTTCAACACTGACGCTTCCATTGTGGACTTTGCCCACGCCTCTTTCAAATTCGCTCTGGAACGCAAGCTGCCCCTGTACATGAGCACCAAGAACACCATTCTGAAGAAGTACGATGGTCGCTTCAAGGACATCTTCGAGGACCTGTACAACAAGCAGTACAAGAAGGAGTACGAGGCGGCGGGCATCTGGTATGAGCACCGCCTCATCGACGACATGGTTGCTTATGCCATGAAGTCGGAGGGTGGCTTCGTGTGGGCGTGCAAGAACTACGACGGTGATGTGCAGTCGGACTCCGTTGCCCAGGGCTACGGATCTCTGGGTCTGATGACCTCCGTGCTGCTGTGCCCCGATGGCAAGACCGTGGAGGCTGAAGCCGCTCACGGAACGGTGACGCGCCACTTCCGCTTCTACCAGCAGGGCAAGGAGACCTCGACCAACCCCATTGCCTCGATCTTCGCCTGGACTCGTGGCCTGCTGCACCGTGCCAAGCTGGACGACAACGAGCCACTGAAGCAGTTCGCCGAGACCTTGGAGCAGGTGTGCATCGACACCATCGAGGGCGGCGCCATGACCAAGGATCTGGCCATCTGCATCAAGGGCAGCATCAACGCCGTGCAGCGCACAGACTACCAGGAGACATTCGAGTTCATGAACACGCTGGCCAAGAACCTGGAGGCTGCCCTGGCCAAGaatgccgccgccgccaagTGA
- the LOC120448326 gene encoding isocitrate dehydrogenase [NADP] cytoplasmic isoform X4, translated as MAQKIKAGPVVDVLGDEMTRVIWDSIKEKLILPFLDIELHTYDLGIEYRDETEDQVTIDCAEAIKKYNVGIKCATITPDEKRVEEFNLKKMWKSPNGTIRNILGGTVFREAIICKNVPRLVTGWQKPIVIGRHAHADQYKAVDYVVPGPGKLTLTWKGADGQVIDEVINDFKGPGVALGMFNTDASIVDFAHASFKFALERKLPLYMSTKNTILKKYDGRFKDIFEDLYNKQYKKEYEAAGIWYEHRLIDDMVAYAMKSEGGFVWACKNYDGDVQSDSVAQGYGSLGLMTSVLLCPDGKTVEAEAAHGTVTRHFRFYQQGKETSTNPIASIFAWTRGLLHRAKLDDNEPLKQFAETLEQVCIDTIEGGAMTKDLAICIKGSINAVQRTDYQETFEFMNTLAKNLEAALAKNAAAAK; from the coding sequence ATGGCCCAGAAGATCAAAGCCGGACCCGTGGTGGATGTCCTCGGTGACGAGATGACCCGCGTCATCTGGGACTCCATTAAGGAAAAACTGATTCTGCCCTTCCTGGACATTGAGCTGCACACCTACGATCTGGGCATTGAGTACCGTGATGAGACCGAGGACCAGGTCACCATTGACTGTGCCGAGGCCATCAAGAAGTACAACGTGGGCATCAAGTGCGCCACTATCACTCCCGACGAGAAGCGCGTGGAGGAGTTCAACCTGAAGAAGATGTGGAAGTCGCCCAACGGCACCATCCGTAACATCTTGGGAGGCACCGTCTTCCGTGAGGCGATCATCTGCAAGAACGTCCCCCGTCTGGTGACCGGCTGGCAGAAGCCCATCGTGATCGGTCGTCATGCCCACGCCGATCAGTACAAGGCCGTCGACTACGTGGTTCCCGGACCCGGCAAGCTGACCCTGACCTGGAAGGGTGCTGATGGTCAGGTCATCGATGAGGTGATCAATGACTTCAAGGGCCCCGGTGTTGCCCTGGGAATGTTCAACACTGACGCTTCCATTGTGGACTTTGCCCACGCCTCTTTCAAATTCGCTCTGGAACGCAAGCTGCCCCTGTACATGAGCACCAAGAACACCATTCTGAAGAAGTACGATGGTCGCTTCAAGGACATCTTCGAGGACCTGTACAACAAGCAGTACAAGAAGGAGTACGAGGCGGCGGGCATCTGGTATGAGCACCGCCTCATCGACGACATGGTTGCTTATGCCATGAAGTCGGAGGGTGGCTTCGTGTGGGCGTGCAAGAACTACGACGGTGATGTGCAGTCGGACTCCGTTGCCCAGGGCTACGGATCTCTGGGTCTGATGACCTCCGTGCTGCTGTGCCCCGATGGCAAGACCGTGGAGGCTGAAGCCGCTCACGGAACGGTGACGCGCCACTTCCGCTTCTACCAGCAGGGCAAGGAGACCTCGACCAACCCCATTGCCTCGATCTTCGCCTGGACTCGTGGCCTGCTGCACCGTGCCAAGCTGGACGACAACGAGCCACTGAAGCAGTTCGCCGAGACCTTGGAGCAGGTGTGCATCGACACCATCGAGGGCGGCGCCATGACCAAGGATCTGGCCATCTGCATCAAGGGCAGCATCAACGCCGTGCAGCGCACAGACTACCAGGAGACATTCGAGTTCATGAACACGCTGGCCAAGAACCTGGAGGCTGCCCTGGCCAAGaatgccgccgccgccaagTGA
- the LOC120448324 gene encoding uncharacterized protein LOC120448324 isoform X2 — protein MALGLLDLSAKWPQLCSNIWRHHTETIRAEGDQDPVRRKKLSMLAEALGYGYLLAYVICLLCWPGEAYPTSSSYRDLDICNHWDGRRHFLELGSPAGELHARNVTTTAYRSSPLGFKNDAVAGDVWYQCSLELVTCAECVIRVAFTYANFSKSCGNTGGKSSMCPCEHIQFSEPPYDSTISGQEFCGDGKVFRSKTRTLQLKFFYRASNAHVFSLQYFSERNVRIVSGSPKQSIVGNGSTKTQPQVISTPYFPMAYPRDYGIEHILTCEADNCQVRLDFTDFQLGLTSTLEIFDSNGQMLDSYTGEHFRPPITVSSGKSLLLQFRGNSATGVGFRAEVSFVSSKQLKDERLVPYTDCGGMVTGPGGAITMMNMIENATDVRLFDCIWIIKPGNNYMMMKTHISLRVDDFYGMAARSELTIRQGTTSDAVEIENVMWPNNGLSKESHVAPILNGYYIRLRGVFGMSSKLAIVYSVFNYLNCYIGSEFLCGNNHCISIRLHCDGFDHCGDGSDEPDSCEEDWAHLHHDRRWYSHKPNYYFPKIDQYPDLKTATGIFIISTLGIFGVLSGWMVILYRMGVRARHQRELQSHLQTISELLDRQDEDRTPDEPPSYEAPPDYEEVIKVGMQQELREPRRQRRARRAPPRDRSCSRAASNCTMQSVLPLHRSCSLERDQELPSTSAAAMTHAVAATDTTEDAENVQTMAQRMLLATAICESHLQALQARLSRQQRNQGTGSNPWGFQRARHRYPLGVNYPQQVGQPRRPVARQMSAPREATHLAFHSL, from the exons ATGGCTCTGGGTTTATTGGATTTGTCAGCGAAATGGCCACAGTTGTGTTCTAACATTTGGCGGCACCACACCGAGACGATTCGAGCGGAAGGGGATCAGGATCCTGTTCGAAGAAAGAAATTATCGATGCTAGCCGAAGCATTGGGCTATGGCTACCTGCTGGCCTACGTGATCTGCCTGCTGTGCTGGCCAGGAGAGGCGTATCCCACCAGCAGTAGCTACCGGGATCTGGATATATGCAACCATTGGGACGGACGACGTCACTTCCTGGAGCTGGGAAGTCCGGCCGGCGAGCTGCACGCCCGTAATGTGACCACCACTGCCTATAGG AGCTCGCCGCTGGGCTTCAAGAACGATGCAGTGGCTGGGGATGTGTGGTACCAGTGCAGCCTGGAGCTGGTCACCTGTGCCGAGTGCGTCATCCGAGTGGCCTTCACCTATGCCAACTTCTCCAAGAGTTGTGGCAATACGGGCGGCAAGTCCAGCATGTGTCCCTGCGAGCATATCCAGTTTTCGGAGCCGCCCTACGATTCCACCATTTCCGGTCAGGAGTTCTGCGGCGATGGCAAGGTGTTCCGGAGCAAAACCAGGACCCTGCAGTTGAAATTCTTCTACAGAGCCAGCAATGCGCACGTGTTCTCGCTTCAATACTTCTCGGAAC GCAACGTACGGATAGTCAGTGGTTCGCCCAAGCAGTCCATTGTGGGCAATGGGAGTACAAAGACCCAGCCGCAAGTGATCTCCACGCCGTATTTCCCAATGGCATATCCTCGCGACTACGGTATCGAACACATCCTTACCTGCGAGGCGGACAACTGCCAGGTGCGTTTGGATTTCACAGACTTCCAGCTGGGCCTCACCTCCACTCTGGAGATCTTCGACTCCAATGGCCAGATGCTGGACTCCTATACGGGCGAGCACTTCCGTCCGCCGATCACGGTGAGCAGCGGGAAGTCTCTGCTCCTGCAGTTCCGTGGAAATTCCGCCACCGGAGTGGGTTTTCGCGCCGAGGTCAGCTTTGTGTCGTCCAAGCAGCTCAAGGACGAGCGACTGGTGCCCTACACAG ATTGCGGCGGAATGGTTACCGGACCTGGTGGCGCCATCACCATGATGAACATGATCGAAAATGCCACGGACGTGCGGCTGTTTGACTGCATCTGGATTATAAAGCCCGGCAACAACTACATGATGATGAAAACCCACATCTCCTTGAGAGTGGATGACTTCTACGGCATGGCCGCCAGATCGGAGCTGACAATCCGGCAGGGCACCACCTCGGATGCCGTGGAGATCGAGAACGTTATGTGGCCGAACAATGGACTGAGCAAGGAGAGCCATGTGGCGCCCATCCTCAATGGCTATTACATTCGACTGCGAGGCGTATTCGGGATGTCCTCCAAGCTGGCCATCGTCTACAGCGTATTCAACTATTTGA ATTGCTACATTGGCTCGGAGTTTCTGTGCGGGAACAACCACTGCATTTCCATTCGCCTCCACTGCGATGGCTTCGACCATTGCGGGGATGGCAGTGATGAGCCGGATTCCTGTGAGGAGGACTGGGCGCACCTGCATCACGATCGTCGCTGGTACTCCCACAAGCCCAACTATTACTTCCCCAAGATAGACCAGTATCCGGATCTCAAGACGGCCACGGGCATTTTCATCATCAGCACACTGGGCATATTCGGTGTGCTGTCCGGCTGGATGGTGATCCTGTACAGGATGGGGGTTAGAGCACGACACCAGCGGGAGCTGCAAAGTCACCTGCAGACGATCAGCGAGCTGTTGGATCGCCAGGACGAGGATCGCACGCCCGATGAACCACCCAGCTATGAGGCGCCACCCGATTACGAGGAGGTTATCAAGGTGGGGATGCAACAGGAGCTACGGGAGCCACGTCGGCAGAGACGAGCCCGCCGAGCTCCCCCTCGAGATCGGAGCTGCAGTCGTGCCGCCAGCAATTGCACCATGCAATCAGTACTCCCACTGCATCGCAGCTGCAGCCTGGAAAGAGATCAAGAACTGCCCAGTACCTCAGCGGCGGCAATGACCCATGCGGTGGCGGCCACGGATACAACGGAGGATGCGGAAAACGTCCAGACGATGGCCCAGCGAATGCTCCTCGCCACGGCTATTTGTG AGTCCCACTTGCAGGCACTGCAGGCACGTCTCTCCCGGCAGCAAAGGAACCAGGGCACCGGGTCCAATCCGTGGGGATTTCAACGAGCGCGTCACCGATATCCACTGGGGGTGAACTACCCACAGCAGGTGGGTCAGCCACGACGCCCGGTAGCACGGCAGATGAGTGCACCCAGGGAGGCGACTCACTTAGCATTTCACTCACTATAG
- the LOC120448324 gene encoding uncharacterized protein LOC120448324 isoform X1, whose translation MLAEALGYGYLLAYVICLLCWPGEAYPTSSSYRDLDICNHWDGRRHFLELGSPAGELHARNVTTTAYRSSPLGFKNDAVAGDVWYQCSLELVTCAECVIRVAFTYANFSKSCGNTGGKSSMCPCEHIQFSEPPYDSTISGQEFCGDGKVFRSKTRTLQLKFFYRASNAHVFSLQYFSERNVRIVSGSPKQSIVGNGSTKTQPQVISTPYFPMAYPRDYGIEHILTCEADNCQVRLDFTDFQLGLTSTLEIFDSNGQMLDSYTGEHFRPPITVSSGKSLLLQFRGNSATGVGFRAEVSFVSSKQLKDERLVPYTDCGGMVTGPGGAITMMNMIENATDVRLFDCIWIIKPGNNYMMMKTHISLRVDDFYGMAARSELTIRQGTTSDAVEIENVMWPNNGLSKESHVAPILNGYYIRLRGVFGMSSKLAIVYSVFNYLNCYIGSEFLCGNNHCISIRLHCDGFDHCGDGSDEPDSCEEDWAHLHHDRRWYSHKPNYYFPKIDQYPDLKTATGIFIISTLGIFGVLSGWMVILYRMGVRARHQRELQSHLQTISELLDRQDEDRTPDEPPSYEAPPDYEEVIKVGMQQELREPRRQRRARRAPPRDRSCSRAASNCTMQSVLPLHRSCSLERDQELPSTSAAAMTHAVAATDTTEDAENVQTMAQRMLLATAICGTAGTSLPAAKEPGHRVQSVGISTSASPISTGGELPTAGGSATTPGSTADECTQGGDSLSISLTIGLPSTTAESPVTTDQNQFQSPEQTNSNCTEHTYLKRSWLVVQQVPAGRGYRVRRLRHTFSSPEAFTTDELHLPYPDFLSYGTNLPHERSSSNFGSELSRDPSSYSVGKRARLTPEDTSVSQTITQELEQSNQTLQSHVIVESQPSHSESESEGEQQVSCFGAVAQRPKRRHRGHVRSRSFSNAGGGSAGRRRLMQRSSSADLLMNYATMAVSTPQKRSEGMQRLFFI comes from the exons ATGCTAGCCGAAGCATTGGGCTATGGCTACCTGCTGGCCTACGTGATCTGCCTGCTGTGCTGGCCAGGAGAGGCGTATCCCACCAGCAGTAGCTACCGGGATCTGGATATATGCAACCATTGGGACGGACGACGTCACTTCCTGGAGCTGGGAAGTCCGGCCGGCGAGCTGCACGCCCGTAATGTGACCACCACTGCCTATAGG AGCTCGCCGCTGGGCTTCAAGAACGATGCAGTGGCTGGGGATGTGTGGTACCAGTGCAGCCTGGAGCTGGTCACCTGTGCCGAGTGCGTCATCCGAGTGGCCTTCACCTATGCCAACTTCTCCAAGAGTTGTGGCAATACGGGCGGCAAGTCCAGCATGTGTCCCTGCGAGCATATCCAGTTTTCGGAGCCGCCCTACGATTCCACCATTTCCGGTCAGGAGTTCTGCGGCGATGGCAAGGTGTTCCGGAGCAAAACCAGGACCCTGCAGTTGAAATTCTTCTACAGAGCCAGCAATGCGCACGTGTTCTCGCTTCAATACTTCTCGGAAC GCAACGTACGGATAGTCAGTGGTTCGCCCAAGCAGTCCATTGTGGGCAATGGGAGTACAAAGACCCAGCCGCAAGTGATCTCCACGCCGTATTTCCCAATGGCATATCCTCGCGACTACGGTATCGAACACATCCTTACCTGCGAGGCGGACAACTGCCAGGTGCGTTTGGATTTCACAGACTTCCAGCTGGGCCTCACCTCCACTCTGGAGATCTTCGACTCCAATGGCCAGATGCTGGACTCCTATACGGGCGAGCACTTCCGTCCGCCGATCACGGTGAGCAGCGGGAAGTCTCTGCTCCTGCAGTTCCGTGGAAATTCCGCCACCGGAGTGGGTTTTCGCGCCGAGGTCAGCTTTGTGTCGTCCAAGCAGCTCAAGGACGAGCGACTGGTGCCCTACACAG ATTGCGGCGGAATGGTTACCGGACCTGGTGGCGCCATCACCATGATGAACATGATCGAAAATGCCACGGACGTGCGGCTGTTTGACTGCATCTGGATTATAAAGCCCGGCAACAACTACATGATGATGAAAACCCACATCTCCTTGAGAGTGGATGACTTCTACGGCATGGCCGCCAGATCGGAGCTGACAATCCGGCAGGGCACCACCTCGGATGCCGTGGAGATCGAGAACGTTATGTGGCCGAACAATGGACTGAGCAAGGAGAGCCATGTGGCGCCCATCCTCAATGGCTATTACATTCGACTGCGAGGCGTATTCGGGATGTCCTCCAAGCTGGCCATCGTCTACAGCGTATTCAACTATTTGA ATTGCTACATTGGCTCGGAGTTTCTGTGCGGGAACAACCACTGCATTTCCATTCGCCTCCACTGCGATGGCTTCGACCATTGCGGGGATGGCAGTGATGAGCCGGATTCCTGTGAGGAGGACTGGGCGCACCTGCATCACGATCGTCGCTGGTACTCCCACAAGCCCAACTATTACTTCCCCAAGATAGACCAGTATCCGGATCTCAAGACGGCCACGGGCATTTTCATCATCAGCACACTGGGCATATTCGGTGTGCTGTCCGGCTGGATGGTGATCCTGTACAGGATGGGGGTTAGAGCACGACACCAGCGGGAGCTGCAAAGTCACCTGCAGACGATCAGCGAGCTGTTGGATCGCCAGGACGAGGATCGCACGCCCGATGAACCACCCAGCTATGAGGCGCCACCCGATTACGAGGAGGTTATCAAGGTGGGGATGCAACAGGAGCTACGGGAGCCACGTCGGCAGAGACGAGCCCGCCGAGCTCCCCCTCGAGATCGGAGCTGCAGTCGTGCCGCCAGCAATTGCACCATGCAATCAGTACTCCCACTGCATCGCAGCTGCAGCCTGGAAAGAGATCAAGAACTGCCCAGTACCTCAGCGGCGGCAATGACCCATGCGGTGGCGGCCACGGATACAACGGAGGATGCGGAAAACGTCCAGACGATGGCCCAGCGAATGCTCCTCGCCACGGCTATTTGTG GCACTGCAGGCACGTCTCTCCCGGCAGCAAAGGAACCAGGGCACCGGGTCCAATCCGTGGGGATTTCAACGAGCGCGTCACCGATATCCACTGGGGGTGAACTACCCACAGCAGGTGGGTCAGCCACGACGCCCGGTAGCACGGCAGATGAGTGCACCCAGGGAGGCGACTCACTTAGCATTTCACTCACTATAGGCCTCCCCTCCACGACGGCAGAGAGTCCTGTGACAACCGACCAGAACCAATTCCAGAGTCCGGAGCAGACAAACAGCAACTGCACGGAGCACACGTACCTGAAGAGATCGTGGCTGGTGGTGCAACAGGTCCCAGCTGGAAGGGGCTACCGAGTGCGGAGACTGCGACACACCTTCTCCTCTCCCGAAGCCTTCACTACCGATGAGCTGCATCTGCCGTATCCAGATTTCCTCAGCTACGGCACCAATCTTCCACATGAACGGAGTAGCAGTAATTTTGGATCAGAGTTGTCGAGGGATCCATCGAGTTATAGTGTGGGAAAGCGAGCTCGCTTGACCCCCGAGGACACAAGTGTATCGCAAACCATTACCCAGGAGCTGGAACAATCCAACCAGACACTCCAAAGCCATGTGATAGTGGAAAGTCAGCCGAGTCACAGCGAAAGTGAGAGCGAAGGGGAGCAGCAGGTGTCCTGCTTTGGAGCCGTAGCCCAGCGACCCAAGCGGCGTCATCGGGGTCATGTAAGAAGCCGATCCTTCAGCAATGCAGGTGGCGGCAGTGCCGGAAGGAGGCGTCTTATGCAGCGCAGCTCGTCGGCCGATCTTTTGATGAACTATGCGACAATGGCGGTTTCGACGCCACAAAAAAGGAGCGAGGGAATGCAGCGGTTGTTTTTCATTTGA